The proteins below are encoded in one region of Streptomyces sp. NBC_00490:
- a CDS encoding response regulator transcription factor yields the protein MTTVLIADDQPLQRFGFRMLLESQDDMTVLGEAQNGTEAIRMTAELHPDVVLMDVRMPGLDGIEATRRIVAAGARTRVLILTTFDLDEYAYAGLRAGASGFLVKDAQPEDLLSGIRAVATGDAVVAPSLTRRLLDAYAHHLPAETPTAEPADSRLAALTDREREILTVIGKGWTNTEISTRLHLAESTVKTHVGRILAKTGSRDRIQAVILAYETKLVK from the coding sequence GTGACGACCGTCCTCATCGCCGACGACCAGCCCCTCCAGCGCTTCGGCTTCCGCATGCTGCTGGAGAGCCAGGACGACATGACGGTCCTCGGCGAAGCCCAGAACGGCACCGAGGCGATCCGTATGACAGCCGAGCTCCACCCCGACGTCGTCCTGATGGACGTCCGCATGCCCGGCCTCGACGGCATCGAGGCCACCCGCCGCATCGTCGCGGCCGGCGCCCGCACCCGCGTCCTGATCCTCACGACCTTCGACCTGGACGAGTACGCCTACGCGGGCCTACGAGCCGGAGCCTCCGGCTTCCTGGTGAAGGACGCCCAGCCGGAGGACCTGCTGTCAGGCATACGCGCGGTGGCCACGGGCGACGCGGTGGTCGCCCCGAGCCTGACCCGCCGCCTCTTGGACGCCTACGCCCACCACCTCCCGGCGGAAACCCCGACCGCCGAACCGGCGGACTCACGCCTCGCGGCCCTCACCGACCGGGAACGCGAGATCCTGACAGTCATCGGCAAGGGCTGGACGAACACCGAGATATCCACCCGTCTGCACCTGGCCGAATCGACGGTGAAAACCCATGTGGGCCGCATCCTGGCGAAGACGGGTTCCAGGGACCGGATCCAGGCGGTGATCCTGGCGTACGAAACAAAGCTGGTGAAATAG
- a CDS encoding SCO6880 family protein, producing the protein MTTESHVSHAVTPRRTYLIGRARPNAIVGRNRETGEIALIIAGAFLGMMCGLLVPVLALRIVLLMGFPLIALMAVYVPYKHRTFYKWFEINRSYKRSLKRGTVYRSGVMEAGIRADGLEVEIGPPPGIGRITWLAAPFGPDEIAVLLHADRRTVTAAIEIEGPGVGLRDSEDQEALVDRFGTLLKHVANGDGFVTRLQMLARTLPADPDAHAKDVAVRGDDRAPGWLQQSYDQLQSMVSTSSEQHRAYLVACMHFTRELAAEAHTMARAARPQSGRKLDRDAGLAVVMARELTDICSRLQEADIRVRQPLGQGRLASLIHSMYDPDHPIDHIQAMSKRNSWPAELDAMEPTYLQAKTRESSTRAPWCHATAWVKEWPMTPVGVNFLAPLLVHTPDVIRTVAVTMDLEPTEVAIERMLTEKTNDEAEASRQAKMNRTVDPRDVASHNRLDQRGEDLASGAAGVNLVGYITVSSRNPDALARDKRTIRASAGKSYLKLEWCDREHHRAFVNTLPFATGIRR; encoded by the coding sequence TTGACGACCGAGTCCCACGTGTCCCACGCGGTCACACCCCGCCGTACCTATCTCATCGGCCGCGCCCGGCCGAACGCGATCGTCGGCCGCAACCGTGAGACCGGCGAGATCGCGCTGATCATCGCCGGCGCCTTCCTCGGCATGATGTGCGGGCTCCTCGTCCCCGTCCTGGCCCTGCGCATCGTGCTGCTGATGGGCTTCCCGCTGATCGCCCTGATGGCGGTCTACGTGCCGTACAAGCACCGCACCTTCTACAAGTGGTTCGAGATCAACCGCAGTTACAAGCGGTCCCTGAAGCGGGGGACCGTCTACCGCTCCGGCGTCATGGAGGCCGGCATCAGGGCCGACGGCCTGGAGGTCGAGATCGGCCCGCCGCCCGGCATCGGCCGTATCACCTGGCTCGCCGCGCCCTTCGGCCCCGACGAGATCGCCGTACTCCTGCACGCGGACCGCCGCACCGTCACCGCCGCCATCGAGATCGAGGGCCCCGGCGTCGGCCTGCGCGACTCCGAGGACCAGGAAGCCCTCGTCGACCGCTTCGGCACCCTGCTCAAGCACGTCGCCAACGGGGACGGCTTCGTCACCCGCCTCCAGATGCTCGCCCGCACCCTCCCCGCCGACCCCGACGCCCACGCCAAGGACGTCGCCGTCCGCGGGGACGACAGGGCACCGGGATGGCTGCAGCAGTCGTACGACCAACTCCAGTCCATGGTGTCGACGAGCAGCGAGCAGCACCGCGCCTACCTCGTCGCCTGCATGCACTTCACCCGCGAACTCGCCGCCGAGGCCCACACCATGGCCCGCGCGGCACGCCCCCAGTCCGGCCGCAAACTGGACCGCGACGCGGGCCTCGCGGTCGTGATGGCACGTGAGCTCACCGACATCTGCTCGCGGTTGCAGGAGGCCGACATCCGCGTACGGCAGCCGCTGGGCCAGGGCCGTCTCGCCTCGCTCATCCACTCCATGTACGACCCGGACCACCCCATCGACCACATCCAGGCGATGAGCAAGCGCAACTCCTGGCCGGCCGAGCTGGACGCCATGGAGCCGACGTATCTCCAGGCGAAGACGCGGGAGTCCAGCACCCGCGCGCCCTGGTGCCATGCGACGGCCTGGGTGAAGGAATGGCCGATGACCCCCGTCGGGGTCAACTTCCTCGCCCCCCTCCTCGTCCACACCCCGGACGTCATCCGCACGGTCGCCGTCACCATGGACCTCGAACCCACCGAGGTCGCCATCGAGCGCATGCTGACCGAGAAGACGAACGACGAGGCGGAAGCCTCCCGCCAGGCCAAGATGAACCGCACCGTCGACCCGCGCGACGTCGCCTCCCACAACCGTCTCGACCAGCGCGGCGAAGACCTCGCGAGCGGCGCGGCCGGCGTCAACCTGGTCGGCTACATCACCGTCTCCTCCCGCAATCCCGACGCCCTGGCCCGCGACAAGCGGACCATCCGGGCCTCGGCCGGAAAGTCGTACCTGAAGCTCGAATGGTGCGACCGCGAACACCACCGCGCGTTCGTGAACACCCTCCCGTTCGCCACCGGCATCCGAAGGTAG
- a CDS encoding TraM recognition domain-containing protein, with product MVRPDDRRGQEGQGGQGGVPDGLLVGILAFLLGMTLMVWSATGLAGLFAHGHWPQGVTFARTPMAMRQLIGRPQDIPGAWPETPAGQLSGYGLFWGLLIGQLMILVVLAVFVLGTVARWKAVRRARRTQVPVAVVEQPPAPEPVVETVTHHEVPTPRAEPEPPAPATVAVPARVEKVLVAPRETRQASATQAVRDAEGAILIVTSNPAVWSDTKDARTKLGPVHLYDPAHLCDTPARLHWSPTTGCEEKQTATARAHALLAPVRPTAKIDQAVADVAETLLRSCLHAAAIDGRTIRHVHRWSQGTQIQDAVRILRTNPKAAPGAAGELEAALTAYPERRDIAQELTGRALSALFTVNIREACTPNRTDALALDSFVDEGGTLYVVGESIEDPRTNPGAMPLLTALVSSVVERGRRMAERSSSGRLDPPLTLVLDDVAAVAPLPQLPELLATGADRGLPTLALLRSREQARARWPHDELPV from the coding sequence ATGGTGAGACCTGACGATCGCCGCGGGCAGGAGGGCCAGGGAGGTCAGGGAGGCGTCCCCGACGGGCTGTTGGTCGGCATACTCGCCTTCCTCCTCGGCATGACCCTGATGGTCTGGTCTGCCACCGGCCTGGCGGGCCTGTTCGCCCACGGCCACTGGCCCCAGGGCGTCACCTTCGCCCGTACGCCCATGGCGATGCGCCAGCTCATCGGCCGGCCCCAGGACATCCCGGGCGCCTGGCCGGAGACCCCGGCCGGGCAGCTCTCCGGGTACGGGCTGTTCTGGGGGCTGCTCATCGGGCAGCTGATGATCCTGGTCGTGCTCGCCGTGTTCGTCCTGGGGACGGTGGCCCGCTGGAAGGCGGTACGGCGGGCACGGCGGACCCAGGTTCCGGTCGCGGTCGTCGAACAGCCGCCGGCTCCCGAGCCCGTCGTCGAGACGGTCACGCACCACGAGGTCCCGACACCGCGGGCCGAGCCGGAGCCTCCCGCTCCCGCCACGGTGGCGGTGCCCGCACGGGTGGAGAAGGTTCTCGTGGCCCCCAGGGAGACACGGCAGGCCTCCGCCACCCAGGCGGTCCGCGACGCCGAGGGCGCCATCCTCATCGTCACCTCGAACCCCGCCGTCTGGTCCGACACCAAGGACGCCCGCACCAAGCTGGGCCCGGTCCACCTCTACGACCCCGCCCACCTCTGCGACACCCCGGCCCGCCTCCACTGGTCCCCCACGACGGGGTGCGAGGAGAAGCAGACGGCGACCGCGAGGGCCCACGCCCTCCTCGCGCCGGTCCGCCCCACCGCGAAGATCGACCAGGCCGTGGCCGACGTAGCGGAAACGCTCCTGCGGAGCTGTCTGCACGCCGCCGCCATCGACGGCCGCACCATCCGGCACGTCCACCGCTGGTCCCAGGGCACCCAGATCCAGGACGCGGTCCGCATCCTCCGCACCAACCCCAAGGCCGCTCCCGGAGCGGCGGGCGAGCTCGAGGCCGCGCTCACCGCGTATCCCGAACGCCGGGACATCGCCCAGGAGTTGACCGGACGCGCGCTCTCCGCCCTCTTCACGGTCAACATCCGCGAGGCGTGCACTCCAAACCGAACTGATGCCCTTGCCTTGGATTCCTTCGTGGACGAAGGGGGCACGCTTTATGTGGTGGGGGAATCCATCGAGGACCCCCGGACCAACCCGGGCGCCATGCCACTGCTGACGGCGCTCGTCTCCAGCGTGGTCGAGCGTGGCCGGCGCATGGCCGAACGGTCATCCTCCGGTCGCCTCGACCCACCACTGACGCTCGTCCTGGACGATGTCGCCGCCGTGGCTCCGCTTCCCCAGCTCCCGGAGCTGCTGGCCACCGGGGCGGACCGGGGCCTGCCGACCCTGGCCCTGCTCCGCTCCCGGGAACAGGCGAGGGCCCGCTGGCCGCACGACGAACTGCCGGTGTGA
- a CDS encoding S53 family peptidase, with protein MRTTPPDRPSIRGSRRRIGSAAAATAALLVAGLGTALHAEAAAPAKATKVTWAATPCATPRKSGELTCDSLRVTGGTTAFQKAHGITPKAADASTPSGYGPSDLQAAYGLTAAASSNGAGQTIAIVDAYDDPNAESDLATYRSHYGLSACTTANGCFKKVSQTGSTTSLPTADSGWAEEISLDLDMVSAIAPNAHILLVEAKSATMANLGKAVNEAVTLGAKYVSNSYGGSESSSDTSYDSSYFNHPGVAITVSAGDAGYGAEYPAASKYVTSVGGTALSTASNTRGWTETVWKTSSTEGTGSGCSSYDAKPSWQTDSGCTKRMISDVSAVADPATGVSVYDSYGVTAGWYTFGGTSASAPIIAGVYALAGTPSSSSYPAQFPYKNTAALNDVTSGNNGSCTTSYFCTAASGYDGPTGLGTPQGVAAFTG; from the coding sequence ATGCGCACGACACCCCCCGACAGACCCTCCATACGCGGCAGCCGGCGCCGGATCGGCTCGGCGGCCGCAGCGACCGCCGCGCTCCTCGTCGCCGGACTCGGCACCGCGCTCCACGCCGAAGCCGCCGCCCCGGCCAAGGCCACCAAGGTCACCTGGGCCGCGACCCCCTGCGCCACCCCCAGGAAATCCGGCGAACTCACCTGCGACTCCCTGCGCGTGACCGGCGGCACCACCGCCTTCCAGAAGGCGCACGGCATCACCCCCAAGGCCGCCGACGCCTCCACCCCCTCCGGCTACGGCCCCAGCGACCTCCAGGCCGCCTACGGCCTGACCGCCGCCGCCTCCTCGAACGGCGCCGGCCAGACCATCGCCATCGTCGACGCGTACGACGACCCCAACGCCGAGTCCGACCTCGCGACCTACCGCTCGCACTACGGCCTGTCCGCCTGCACCACCGCCAACGGCTGCTTCAAGAAAGTCAGCCAGACCGGCTCCACGACCTCCCTGCCCACCGCAGACTCCGGCTGGGCCGAGGAGATCTCCCTGGACCTCGACATGGTCTCCGCCATCGCCCCGAACGCGCACATCCTCCTCGTCGAGGCGAAGTCGGCGACGATGGCCAACCTGGGCAAGGCGGTGAACGAGGCCGTCACCCTGGGCGCCAAATACGTCAGCAACAGTTACGGCGGCTCGGAGTCCTCGTCCGACACCTCCTACGACTCCTCCTACTTCAACCACCCGGGCGTCGCCATCACCGTCAGCGCGGGCGACGCGGGCTACGGCGCCGAGTACCCGGCCGCCTCCAAATACGTGACATCGGTCGGCGGCACCGCCCTGTCCACGGCCTCGAACACCCGCGGCTGGACGGAGACGGTCTGGAAGACCAGCAGCACCGAGGGGACTGGCTCCGGCTGCTCCTCGTACGACGCCAAGCCGAGCTGGCAGACCGACAGCGGCTGCACCAAGCGCATGATTTCGGACGTTTCCGCGGTGGCCGACCCCGCGACCGGTGTCTCGGTCTACGACTCCTACGGCGTCACGGCCGGCTGGTACACCTTCGGCGGCACCAGCGCCTCGGCCCCGATCATCGCGGGCGTCTACGCCCTCGCGGGCACGCCGTCCAGCAGCTCCTACCCGGCGCAGTTCCCCTACAAGAACACAGCCGCCCTCAACGATGTCACCTCCGGCAACAACGGCAGCTGCACCACCAGCTACTTCTGCACCGCCGCCTCGGGCTACGACGGCCCGACCGGCCTCGGCACCCCGCAGGGAGTGGCCGCCTTCACAGGCTGA
- a CDS encoding S53 family peptidase, producing MRTPNTPHISGRSRRIGTAATATAALLLAGLGIAAHADAATPTPHKVSAKTVAAQVAKAHVQYESACGTTPKKGYAACHALRVTGGTTAYMEKQAALKGATPKTVKPNATSATPTGYGPSDLQAAYGLTAASSSNGAGQTIAIVDAYDDPNAAADLATYRSYYGLPACTVANGCFKKVSQTGSTTSLPTADSGWAGEISLDLDMVSAIAPNAKILLVEASSSSMANLGKAVNEAVTLGAKFVSNSYGGSESSSDTSYDSSYFNHPGVAITVSAGDEAYGAEYPAGSKYVTSVGGTKLSTSSTSRGWTESVWKTSSTEGTGSGCSAYDAKPSWQTDTGCTKRMISDVSAVADPATGVSVYDSYGSDGTGWNTYGGTSASAPIIASVYALAGTPSSSSYPAQFPYKNTAALNDVTSGNNGSCTTSYFCTAATGYDGPTGLGTPQGVAAFTG from the coding sequence TTGCGTACGCCCAACACCCCCCACATATCCGGCAGATCGCGCCGGATCGGCACGGCCGCCACGGCCACGGCCGCCCTCCTCCTCGCCGGGCTCGGCATCGCGGCCCACGCCGACGCGGCCACCCCGACGCCGCACAAGGTGAGCGCCAAGACCGTCGCCGCACAGGTCGCCAAGGCCCATGTGCAGTACGAGAGCGCGTGCGGCACGACGCCGAAGAAGGGCTACGCCGCCTGCCACGCGCTCCGCGTCACCGGCGGCACCACCGCCTACATGGAGAAGCAGGCCGCGCTCAAGGGCGCGACCCCCAAGACCGTCAAGCCGAACGCCACCTCGGCCACGCCGACCGGCTACGGCCCGAGCGACCTCCAGGCCGCCTACGGCCTGACCGCCGCCTCCTCCTCGAACGGCGCCGGCCAGACCATCGCCATCGTCGACGCCTACGACGACCCCAACGCCGCCGCGGACCTGGCCACCTACCGCTCCTACTACGGCCTCCCCGCCTGCACCGTGGCCAACGGCTGCTTCAAGAAGGTCTCCCAGACCGGCTCCACGACCTCCCTCCCCACCGCCGACAGCGGCTGGGCGGGCGAGATCTCCCTCGACCTCGACATGGTCTCCGCCATCGCCCCGAACGCCAAGATCCTGCTGGTCGAGGCGAGTTCGTCGAGCATGGCCAACCTGGGCAAGGCGGTGAACGAGGCCGTCACCCTGGGCGCCAAGTTCGTCTCCAACTCCTACGGCGGCTCCGAGTCCTCCTCGGACACCTCCTACGACTCCTCCTACTTCAACCACCCGGGCGTCGCCATCACCGTCTCCGCGGGCGACGAGGCCTACGGCGCCGAGTACCCGGCCGGCTCGAAGTACGTGACCTCGGTCGGCGGCACCAAGCTCTCCACGTCCTCCACCAGCCGCGGCTGGACCGAGAGCGTCTGGAAGACCAGCAGCACCGAGGGCACCGGCTCCGGCTGCTCCGCGTACGACGCCAAGCCCAGCTGGCAGACCGACACCGGCTGCACCAAGCGCATGATCTCCGACGTCTCCGCCGTCGCCGACCCGGCCACCGGCGTCTCCGTCTACGACTCCTACGGCTCCGACGGCACCGGCTGGAACACCTACGGCGGCACCAGCGCCTCGGCCCCGATCATCGCCTCCGTGTACGCCCTGGCCGGCACACCGTCCAGCAGCTCCTACCCGGCACAGTTCCCCTACAAGAACACCGCCGCCCTCAACGACGTCACCTCCGGCAACAACGGCAGCTGCACCACCAGCTACTTCTGCACCGCCGCCACGGGTTACGACGGCCCGACCGGCCTCGGCACCCCGCAGGGAGTGGCCGCCTTCACAGGCTGA
- a CDS encoding GNAT family N-acetyltransferase, with protein sequence MSDSIPDAYVVRPIRADEWPAVKELRLVALQDPAAPVAFLETYEKALTHPDSFWQERAAGSSKVDGGALQFVAEAADGTWVGSVVMLIEAAGTEDWAGFPVERDQGHVVGVFVRPEWRGGGVTKGLFEAAVEWAWGRGVEAVRLIVHEDNPRAQAFYRKAGFVPSGKTVPLPGNEGEIELEFVLEKA encoded by the coding sequence ATGAGTGACTCGATCCCCGATGCGTACGTCGTCCGGCCCATACGTGCCGACGAGTGGCCCGCCGTGAAGGAGCTGCGGCTCGTCGCGTTGCAGGATCCCGCGGCACCGGTGGCCTTTCTGGAGACGTACGAGAAGGCCCTGACCCATCCGGACTCCTTCTGGCAGGAGCGGGCCGCCGGGTCGTCGAAGGTGGATGGCGGGGCGCTGCAGTTCGTCGCCGAGGCCGCGGACGGGACGTGGGTCGGGTCCGTGGTCATGCTGATCGAGGCGGCCGGGACGGAGGACTGGGCCGGTTTTCCCGTCGAGCGCGACCAAGGGCATGTGGTCGGGGTGTTCGTGCGGCCCGAGTGGCGTGGTGGCGGGGTGACCAAGGGGCTCTTCGAGGCCGCCGTCGAGTGGGCTTGGGGGCGTGGGGTCGAGGCTGTGCGGCTCATCGTGCATGAGGACAATCCGCGCGCCCAGGCGTTCTATCGCAAGGCCGGGTTCGTGCCGAGCGGGAAGACCGTGCCGTTGCCCGGCAACGAGGGCGAGATCGAGTTGGAGTTCGTCCTCGAGAAGGCCTGA
- a CDS encoding ATP-binding protein, with the protein MRDPLSVLTDAFTSFLFGKVETTRLPVRTSTGQAQAVYLPTAAPGLGDSGVIIGREVYSGKGYIYDPFQLYGQQLPAPHWLVLGESGNGKSALEKTYVLRQLRFRDRQVVVLDAQGEDGVGEWNLIAQELGITPIRLDPMAALDMGIRLNPLDPAITTTGQLALLRTIIEVALGHGLDERSGFALKVAHAYVNETIVERQPILTDIVEQLRHPEPESAEAMNVDIEDVRAWGLDVALVLDRLVDGDLRGMFDGPTTVGIDLDAPLIVFDLSHIDRNSIAMPILMAIVGVWLEHTWIRPDRKKRIFLVEEAWHIINSPFVAQLFQRLLKFGRRLGLSFVAVVHHLSDVVDGAAAKEAAAILKMASTRTIYAQKADEARMTGRVLGLPRWAVEIIPSLTPGIAVWDVNGNVQVVKHLITETERPLVFTDRAMTESSEDHLADDALRAAELEAEERAAAFMEQHMEQHMGDSESTVA; encoded by the coding sequence ATGCGGGACCCGCTGTCCGTCCTCACCGACGCCTTCACGTCCTTCCTCTTCGGCAAGGTCGAGACGACCCGCCTGCCCGTCCGCACCTCCACCGGCCAGGCCCAGGCGGTCTACCTGCCCACGGCCGCGCCGGGCCTCGGCGACTCCGGCGTGATCATCGGCCGCGAGGTGTACTCCGGCAAGGGCTACATCTACGACCCCTTCCAGCTGTACGGCCAGCAGCTCCCGGCACCCCACTGGCTGGTCCTCGGCGAGTCCGGCAACGGCAAGTCGGCGCTGGAGAAGACGTACGTCCTGCGCCAGCTGCGCTTCCGCGACCGGCAGGTCGTCGTCCTCGACGCACAGGGCGAGGACGGGGTCGGCGAATGGAACCTCATCGCGCAGGAGTTGGGGATAACTCCTATCCGCCTCGACCCGATGGCCGCCCTGGACATGGGGATCCGGCTCAACCCGCTCGACCCCGCGATCACGACGACCGGTCAGCTCGCGCTGCTCCGGACCATCATCGAGGTCGCGCTGGGCCACGGCCTCGACGAGCGCTCCGGCTTCGCCCTGAAGGTCGCGCACGCCTACGTCAACGAGACGATCGTCGAACGCCAGCCGATCCTCACGGACATCGTGGAGCAGCTGCGGCACCCCGAACCGGAGTCGGCCGAGGCGATGAACGTCGACATAGAGGACGTACGGGCCTGGGGTCTGGACGTCGCGCTGGTCCTGGACCGTCTGGTCGACGGTGACCTGCGCGGCATGTTCGACGGCCCCACGACGGTCGGCATCGACCTGGACGCCCCGCTCATCGTCTTCGACCTGTCGCACATCGACCGCAACTCCATCGCCATGCCCATCCTCATGGCGATCGTCGGCGTGTGGCTGGAGCACACCTGGATCCGCCCCGACCGGAAGAAGCGCATCTTCCTGGTCGAGGAGGCCTGGCACATCATCAACAGCCCCTTCGTGGCCCAGCTGTTCCAGCGGCTGCTGAAGTTCGGCCGACGGCTCGGTCTGTCCTTCGTGGCGGTCGTCCACCACCTGTCCGACGTGGTGGACGGAGCCGCGGCGAAGGAGGCGGCGGCGATCCTGAAGATGGCGTCCACGAGGACGATCTACGCCCAGAAGGCGGACGAGGCCAGAATGACGGGCCGGGTGCTGGGTCTGCCCCGCTGGGCGGTCGAGATCATCCCCTCGCTGACACCGGGCATCGCGGTGTGGGACGTCAACGGCAACGTCCAGGTGGTCAAACACCTGATCACCGAGACGGAACGCCCCTTGGTCTTCACCGACCGCGCGATGACCGAGTCCTCCGAGGACCACCTCGCGGACGACGCCCTGCGCGCGGCCGAGCTGGAGGCCGAGGAACGGGCGGCGGCCTTCATGGAACAGCACATGGAGCAGCACATGGGCGACTCCGAGTCGACGGTGGCGTAG
- a CDS encoding sensor histidine kinase — protein MDPMPEEQETRAAEPLTQWVQRIAHAVRAFDRRHPLPWDLTFTGFWVTAALIDYVGGGWENVARDKDVPASLLLTMSLGLSLPLLWRRTHPRAVLCAMAPMAIVNAWSGAVLQAALLQLVVVYHIALRRPLRSLWWTTILVITPEFVTAARHSKRSWDEQVVPLLLSIALCAAIGITVRTRRNYTEALEDRARRLETERDQQARLAAAAERARIAREMHDIIGHNLSVITGLADGGRYAAAKSPDRAAQALDAIAGTSRQALTELRRLLDVLREEDRPAADLTPQPALTDLDQLLDGVRKAGLPVSTTVHGTPAITPGRELTVYRVIQEALTNTLKHAGPGATSQIEMSYADGGAVTVTVTDTGRGGDTDGTGGRGLPGMRERTALYSGTLEAGPLPEGGWRVRLHLPEETPQ, from the coding sequence ATGGACCCCATGCCGGAGGAGCAAGAGACAAGAGCGGCCGAACCCCTGACCCAGTGGGTACAGCGCATCGCCCACGCGGTGCGCGCCTTCGACCGCCGCCATCCCCTCCCCTGGGACCTGACCTTCACCGGCTTCTGGGTGACGGCGGCCCTCATCGACTACGTCGGCGGCGGCTGGGAGAACGTGGCCCGCGACAAGGACGTCCCCGCCTCCCTGCTCCTCACCATGAGCCTGGGCCTCTCGCTCCCCCTGCTCTGGCGCCGCACCCACCCCCGAGCCGTCCTGTGCGCGATGGCCCCCATGGCCATCGTCAACGCCTGGAGCGGCGCGGTCCTCCAGGCGGCCCTGCTCCAGTTGGTCGTCGTCTACCACATCGCCCTGCGCCGCCCTCTGCGCTCCCTGTGGTGGACCACGATCCTCGTCATCACACCGGAGTTCGTGACGGCCGCCCGCCACTCGAAGAGGAGCTGGGACGAGCAGGTGGTCCCGCTCCTCCTCTCCATCGCCCTCTGCGCCGCCATCGGCATCACGGTCCGCACCCGTCGTAACTACACCGAGGCCCTCGAGGACCGCGCCCGCCGCCTGGAGACCGAACGCGACCAGCAGGCCCGGCTGGCCGCGGCCGCCGAACGCGCCCGCATAGCCCGCGAGATGCACGACATCATCGGCCACAACCTCTCCGTCATCACCGGCCTCGCCGACGGCGGCCGCTACGCCGCCGCGAAGTCCCCCGACCGGGCGGCACAAGCACTGGACGCGATAGCCGGCACAAGCCGCCAGGCGCTGACAGAACTCCGCCGCCTCCTGGACGTCCTGCGCGAAGAGGACCGCCCGGCCGCCGACCTGACCCCCCAGCCCGCCCTCACCGACCTGGACCAACTCCTCGACGGCGTCCGCAAGGCCGGCCTCCCGGTCAGTACGACGGTCCACGGCACCCCCGCCATCACCCCGGGCCGCGAGCTCACCGTCTACCGCGTCATCCAGGAAGCCCTCACCAACACCCTCAAACACGCCGGCCCCGGCGCCACTTCACAGATCGAGATGTCGTACGCCGACGGCGGCGCCGTCACGGTCACGGTGACCGACACCGGCCGCGGCGGCGACACAGACGGCACCGGCGGCCGGGGCCTGCCCGGAATGCGCGAGCGAACAGCCCTGTACAGCGGCACACTTGAGGCCGGCCCGCTCCCTGAGGGCGGCTGGCGTGTCCGCCTTCACCTACCGGAGGAAACCCCGCAGTGA